The Solanum lycopersicum chromosome 2, SLM_r2.1 DNA window TGTGCACCAAGGTTGTGAAGTAAGTTCATACTAAGCGTCAAAGGggaattcatacctaagatcTCTAGGTTGTTATTTTATGCCGCAACCACCAATCCATCTCCTTGAGACCGATAATCAGGAAAATTACTTTGAAACTACACTTTCAAAGTTAGAGCATTGAATGACTGTTTGGAAtggagaaaatataaaatgcCAATGAAATTTGATGTCACTTAATTCTTTCTAGCTTTACGAAGCGGTCgttttactttatttatcaatataacaaCATTCTTTTTCCTGAAACTAAAAGGGAAAGTATCCATTCGTAGATTTTAAAGGGAAATAGACAAGAGAAAAATTACTCTACATAAGTCGACATTTATCAAGAAAGGATTATCCCCTAATAAGAGATAGTCAGATGCTAATAGCTCTATGCAGctcaaaaaaaaactaaaacttcaCTACTTGTCATCAAACATTGAAATGTCACCTTCACGGTGCTATCTGAgctaataaaattaatgttcAGACAACAGAGTGCAGAAAATGCAGCTAAATAGAAATGGCAGAACGAAGCCTAATGAATTTATACAATTGAAAGCGTTCTGTGACTTGAACTAATGTGTATCGTTCAAATAGCTAAAGCCCTAATTGTGGGTTATATGAAAACATAACATGTTTAAAGGTGATAGATGTGAAGAAGTGAGGAGAAAGAAGAGACGTACGGTGTTCTTGGAAGTAATAGTTTCCCTGGAGGCGGCAGCCCAACCGATCAAGGGCTTGGCCTGTCTCACGGATCCAGAATCCAACGGTGTAGATTGCTTTCATCGCCGAACCCATCCTCTATTGCTTCCGATTCCACAACCGGATTTCTCCAAATTCAAACgtatatttgtttgattatttAGCTGAGGAGTTGAGAAATGAGGAGCGTTGATACCACAAAGGGCAAAAGGTGAAGTGAGCTGAACCCAAACCCCGACTCCTATTGAGTGCTCTCGTTTTAACAAGTTCTTAtgaaatacattatttttattatttccagTCCTATATTGGagttattatgaaataatttatttttattatttccagTGCTTTAAAGGAGTTATTGACtttgtgatttattatttcaaactCTAACATAGTACTCCTCATTACCAAAAAAAACGTAATACTCTTGAGTAATTATATTTCACATCATAATGATACTTCCACATATTTATTCAATGTTACTATTGTTTGGAAATATTATTCTCCATGTCatagttttaattaatttgtttaattttttcttttagttaattcatttaaaaaggAATCACTCTTTTAGTAACtaaatatgtttaaaatcacgtgattcagttttttttttcttcaaaatttataaataaattaaaatagaataaacaaaattaaaatgaaagaggATAACAAAGTGTAAAAAAAAGATACATCAATCGTTCTAGATCGATAATTTTATAGTGTTTTAGCATGGGATATTGTGTTTGTgtagtaataaaaatatgttactaaaatttaaaaagtaaatattaatacaaaatattgTTAAACCAACTATGTTATGTAGGGTGAAGAGTTGATCAATCAAGAACCCACAtaatcaaaaaatgaaaataacagaaatgaGGATATTGAAATGAATGTATTAGCATATTAAGAAAGGTTGGACTAAGAAcgaaaatatccaaaataagaTGAGAGAATCTCCGTGGTGAACGTAATACAAGACTAGACTGAAATGATTTGGACATATGAAAAAGAGATGCAAGAATAGTTTTGTGAGGAGGGGCTAGAGGTAGACATAAGAACTATTTGAGTGGTCACCAAATAGACATGATAGACAACATGATGCCAAATTGAAGGATATGGAAATTGAGGAAGCATTATCAAATTCTATTATTAACAGTACTACTGATACTCTCCGACTAAcaaattctattatttttatttgttattccCTCTATTTTATCTATCATACTATTTGTTGCTGCTCATCACTATATTTTCTTTTCGTAACTGATTTTGTGCTGAAGGCCTCTATTAATAACAACCTCTCTACCATTCCAAATTAGAAATATGACCGAGAACCCACCACCCTCAAGTGTCTGCCATTCTGTTTTGAAGTCATGCAGCATAATTTATTTGCTGTGTAGAATATCAGTTTAGCAAAAATTCAAGTGAATATATATCTCATGAAGTAGGACAATTTTCtctctaaattattttcaagttaCCCAATGAATTTTGTAATATCAACGCTCACACACAGCTTTAAGGTTTTTGGGATGGATATTAAgatagagaagaagagaaacaaAACCCAATCAAAACAAGATAGCTAGCAAGTTCAATATGTTGTAAACTTTTGTAGATGCTGAGACTAAGCAAACATTTTTTCTACAGCACTACCACTGCACATTACCAGTGGTTTTCTTGATGCTTTCTGTTCCACGTCTTTACTGAATtcatgaaaattgaaagttcTACATGCATTTCAAATAGTATTTGATACTACCACATTAAACTAAAGTATGCATATGAAATTCAGGGAGCCATCGTCAACAAGTCAACTGGCTTTTCTGCTTCGATTTTCAGTAGTGACAACAAGTCCTCAACAAGGTCACTTCCTCAAACTTTCCACAATGTAAGAAGCATACAGGTCCCTGCGATCACAACCGTGGAGATGAATATTTTTTGGTTAGGAAAATTGATAACACAAAAGAATAAACAATCTTACAACATGAGAGAATTCAAAATAACTGACATGGAATACTTGATGGCATCTACAGCTGCTTCAGCAGGAAGAAAGTCCTCAACGGCAACTGACTTGTTCTCATTCTTTTTATCTGTTGATAGAGAGTCAAGGATCTATAGCAGAAACAGTAGATACATACCCTAGCAAAGGTGTCAAAAGCCTTACGATATGCAAACATGGTcttaaatatattcttgaaatttataagaaatgGAAATAGACACCCATTGGGGTGACATATAAACCCAGAATCCTCCATACACATCCAGCAGCCTCAGACCTATCAGGATGAATATGGAGTATTTCCTTCTTAAATTAATGCATGACGAAATGCCATATCGAGGATACAGTCTTCAAAAAAGCGCCGAATTTCAGCAAGACGATGAGGAGGAAGCTCCTTGATGTCTGTGTAGTGGCGAAACTCGGGATCATCTGCACACACTGCTATTATCTTGTCATCTTTCTCACCCTGTAACAGAGCATTAATATCTATCAGTTATTCCATATTTTGCTATAGTTGTTGCAATTCACTCACAAAAAAGGGAAATATAACTGTGGTGCCACAATGTCACACACAACCAAGTTATTTGGTTTGTGTCTACTAAAATTCTAATTCTGGTTTCAATATTCCCTCTCATAGTTTTCTATCAACTGCAACGGATGAGAAGTTATCACCACCCTTCATCAAGTTGACAAAGGGAGAAGTTATCAAGTGTATTGACCTCTCAAGGTTAAAATATGTACACAACAAAACTTAAGgaaattaaaactaaactatCAGATTTTTTATAagcaaatgtttttttttgttcagCAATTTTCAATATCCTAAAGTACATGTGGCAGAAAGTTTACTCGATTGAAAAACCTTACCTGATCAATCATAGGCATCAATCCAATTGCACGAGCACGAAGAAAGGTACTTGGTAACACAGGTTCCTATACAACATATAGCATGGATGTAAGAGTACCTAGGAATAAGGTTACACTGAGGCAAGTAATGCTAGATTGGGCCCAAGGAAGATGTGTGTATGTGCATGTGTAAACAAAGATATACCTGCATCAGTACCAAGACGTCCATTGGATCACTGTCTTCGCAAAGGGTTCTTGGAATGAAACCATAGTTGTGTGGATAAACAACTGATGAGTACAGTATTCGGTCAACCTTTTAGACACAAGTTCAGCAATTCAGTATTCGGTCAAATGATTATCATAACCATGAAAACTCttaaatgaatttcaaaaggcTGGAAAGAATTAAAGATCACTGGGTTAAAATAGCACCTTTATAAGGCCACTTGCCTTGTCAAGCTCATACTTGACTTTGCTGCCTTTGCCTATTTCAACCACCTGCCAAATAACTCTTTAAGATATAAGTTTGCGTGAAACTCAATGCCATCTGTGTAGTACTTGGGAGTTGGGACTATATCCCCCGACAAATAATCACAACTATCACAGAGATAATAATGGGTGTGCAAGCCCGTGTGAGATAGCAGGTAGGAATATAtcattagaatttttttccTGTATGTGAAACTGCCAATCATTGTTATATATTTCCAGTTGAGAACTGTAGAAATATTCAAAGACCACTATTGACTAGATAAACAAAAAGAGTAAACCAGTATAAATATATTGAAACACCTTTGCTTTGAACTTAATAAATGATCTTCTGGAAAGAATGAAAATCACTACTAACAAAAAAGAAGTGGACAAATACAGCCAGATAAGAAGGTTATGGTTGTCGGAGTAACTTAAGTACCTTATCAAATAATTTCAGAAAAGAATTACTGGCACTTAAACACTTACACAGTTGAAAACTGAAGGTGCACCTGGCCCTGCACAAGCAGAACATCAAACATAAGTACAAAAAGACACCAAGCCCCATACAGTGCAATGTATAACAAGACCATGAAATAACACCAGACACTGAAATGGATAATCGTATTATACTAATGCTGATTAAAAGCAAATTCACCAAAATAGATTGTCTACTTCTTTTCTTTCGTTTTTCTTGTTGCAAGAATTAAATAACTATTGTTACCAATCTCTAGGTCATGCCATGGATGAGCAGCAATAGATTTTCGTGACATGGAGGAAAGAATTCTTTCATTAAGCGCAACACGGGAGGTTCCTGAGTTTCTTCCAATCGCTTTTCCACTATTTTCAGCCATATTTAACTGAACAACAAAAAGGAAACCCAACAATTAGCATATATCTAGACGATCATAATTCAACGTAATAATGCAATTAAGTAACAAATATGATCAGACTATCAGGACATACAAATCCATCCCAGGTTGTTAGcaatacaaattaaattttcacAAGCAGAGATGCGTATTCTTTTTCCCTGTCAGATTACCCTTAACTTCATTACTAAGTGTATTGAAAGCCACTTTAGAACCCCAAAAAGGtaacaagaaaagaagaagaaattgataGATGGAATGTGGATTCAAAAAGGATGAAGAAAATAAGATTGCTTGTAAAACCCTTAAAGAAGAGCTGAAAATTAGAAAAGATGGTACGGTTGGAGTGAAAAGAACGCTAACCAATGCCAGCACAAACAACAAGCCGAAGTAAAACCCACTGGAAAAATCAACCcagaaagaaaaatatcaaataaacaaaactaTAACTACAATCTAATCGTCACCAGAAATAATGTTGCAAGAACCCATCCAAAAAGCGACATATACATTTATAGCAATCAAATGacaaacagaaacagaaaaacttcaataaagaagaaagaatgaaaagatGAATAACTTACAGAGAGAGATGATGGGCGAAGGAGAAGGACACTGTGCTCACAGTATTTTGTTAGGGGCAATATATACAACTTTTGCGGTGTGTACGCGTCATATGCGTTTTCACTTTCTACCAAAAGTTTCCACTAGTCAGTTAGAGTCAAAGTTGCGTCGTCCGATCGTCAAATTGCTTAAATCCAACGGTTGAtatgttttcatttatttattgtatataataaaataattatatatttttgccTTTCTTGGGAAATGAATTTTTATAGTAGTAGTAAAAGCAAAGGAACTGTAATAGAAAATGCGAAACCAGAGGACCAATCACGGATCGCCACGCAATTTCTGTATTGATGAATCGCGTCATTtgatagaaaaattaataatgtaCGACTAGTAATTCATGACTCAATAAGATATCTCCTTGACTCATtgtttatcattaattattatattttttatttttagaactgaattataaaaatatttattaatattttaagatttatttttttattatattgatgtacaaaaaaaatctataatatttttcttatatttttaaatgtctaaattttttgtttaaattattaaattaatgcaatctaatttaactttgaaaatttgtCAAGTTGATTTTCGAAAAAtgtaatatgacaaataaaagtaaggcaactttcacatatagcaaacataaaatttatatttgtatgttatagtaaAGTTTATAAATTGCTCTCTATAAcaaacttatatatgtataattcgctatacatatatgtataaaactaattgtataaaacgaaaaagagaaaaattatatacaatttgaattgtataaaacgaggaaaagaaaattatatacaatttgaatttgtataaaatgagaaagaaagaca harbors:
- the LOC101264169 gene encoding soluble inorganic pyrophosphatase isoform X2, which encodes MAENSGKAIGRNSGTSRVALNERILSSMSRKSIAAHPWHDLEIGPGAPSVFNCVVEIGKGSKVKYELDKASGLIKVDRILYSSVVYPHNYGFIPRTLCEDSDPMDVLVLMQEPVLPSTFLRARAIGLMPMIDQGEKDDKIIAVCADDPEFRHYTDIKELPPHRLAEIRRFFEDYKKNENKSVAVEDFLPAEAAVDAIKYSMDLYASYIVESLRK
- the LOC101264169 gene encoding soluble inorganic pyrophosphatase PPA1 isoform X1; the encoded protein is MYMSLFGWVLATLFLLNMAENSGKAIGRNSGTSRVALNERILSSMSRKSIAAHPWHDLEIGPGAPSVFNCVVEIGKGSKVKYELDKASGLIKVDRILYSSVVYPHNYGFIPRTLCEDSDPMDVLVLMQEPVLPSTFLRARAIGLMPMIDQGEKDDKIIAVCADDPEFRHYTDIKELPPHRLAEIRRFFEDYKKNENKSVAVEDFLPAEAAVDAIKYSMDLYASYIVESLRK